The Streptomyces sp. WZ-12 genome segment CACCCGCGACGAACAGCACGCCACCCGGGGGCGCGCCGGCGCCCTCGTCAAGGCCCTGTCCGAGCCCGACCCCAAGGCGGCCCTCGGCGACGACCGCCTGCACGAGATCCTCGACCTGTGCCTGATGTGCAAGGCATGCCAGAGCGAATGCCCCCTCGGCGTCGACGTGGCCGCCCTCAAGGCCGAGACCCTCTCCCACCACCACGACACCCACGGCGTCCCGCTCCGCAGCCGCCTCTTCGCCGCCATCCGAACCCTCAACCGCCTCGGCTCCGCCACCGCTCCCCTCCCGAACCTGCTCCAACACACCCCCGGCGCCCGTCACTTGCTCTCCCGCCTGCTCGGCATCGCCACCGCCCGCCCCCTCCCCACTCCCCTCCGCGCCAACCTCATCCGCTGGCACCGCCGACACACCCCACCCCAACGCCCCACACCGCTGGGCACCGTCACCTTCCTGGCCGACTCCTTCACCACCTACACCGAACCGACCCTCGGCCGCGCCGCCATCGAACTCCTCGAACTCGCCGGCTGGAACGTCCAGTTGGAGAGCCGCGGCTGCTGCGGCCGCGCCGCCTACTCCAAGGGCCTCCTCGACCGCGCCGCCGCCTCGTCCCTCTCCCTCGCCCGCCGACTGGCCACCACCGACGGCCCGATCACCGGCTGCGAACCCTCCTGCCTGTTCACCCTCCGCGACGAACACCTCCGCCTGCACCCCGACGACCCGGACGTCCGCAACGCCGCCGCACGCGTCCGCCAAACCGAGGAACTCCTCACCGAGGCGATCGACGCCGGACGCCTCCGCCTGCGCCCGGACAACCCCTACGCCGGGCGCCGCATCGTCTATCACGGGCACTGCCACCAGAAGGCGGAGGTCGGCACCGCCGCCACGGTGGACCTGCTGCGCCGCATCCCGGGCGCCGACGTCGTCGAACTCGACGCCGGCTGCTGCGGTATGGCCGGCTCCTTCGGCTTCGAGGCCGAACACTACGACCTGTCCCTCCGCATCGCCCGCGACCGCCTGGCCCCCGCCCTCACCACCGAACCCGCCACCACCGTCATCGCCGCCACCGGCGTCTCCTGCCGCCAACAAATCACCCACACCACCCACCGTCCCGCCCACCATCCGCTCCAACTCATCCGGGACGCGCTCGCGGAGGGGCCTTGAGCACGGCGGACTGTCACCCCAGACAACTCCTGGCGCTACTCGGCCCCCACCACCAACAAGCCGACCACCACCCCGCCATCACGCCCATCGCGCATGCGACGCAGTCTGCACCGACGACGGTGAGCGAGCGCCCGTCGGAACGCAGCCGGCGCCGTTAGGGCTTGTCCGAGCGATCTTCAGCAGGCCGCTGGGGGCGGCGTACTGCTACGGGTCTTGTAACTGAGTCACGCCATCAGGGCCTGGTACAGGTGAACGGAGGCGGGACCAGGACTCCGCCGCATCAGCCATCTTCCGAATCCACGATGCCTCGGATGACCGCTCTGCGAAGGTCCGATGCATGCGTACGGTGGCGGCACAGAAGGCATCGATCGCCTGGGAGTCCGCTTCGGCCCACGCTTTGCAGCGGGCAGCCCAGGATTCCGCGTCGCCGGCCGAGTGGCCGGCCGCGATGAGCTGGACGACGAGGCACGCGGGGTCGATGAAGGCCGCGCCACGGGTGGGCCATGACCAGTCGACGGCCCACGTCCGGTCGTCCCCCATCATCACGTTGTCCGGGTTGATGTCGGTGAAAAGCAGCGTCCGGCCCTCGAACAACGAGGCATCGGCTTCTGCGGCGTACCGGTTCCAGCGTGTCTCCGTCCAAGCGTGGGCCTCAGGCGGGAGGGGCAATTCCCCGATCCGGTTGAGGACGTCCACGACGGCCGGGAGGTCGGGAGAGCCCGGCGTGAAGTCCGCCGGACGCCCCTCTACCGCCTCGAAGCCGAGGGCGATCCACTCGTCGTCCTCGGCCTGCCACCGCAGCGCGGGTGAGACGGTGCGCGCGTACGGGTTGACCTGCCGTTCCCGGATGAGGGAGGCACGCCGGCCACCGGGCCGGTTGCGGCAGGCTCTGACGAACACGGGCCCGCTCTCGCACTCGACCAGGGCCGTGACGTCGGAACTGTTCCCGCGCGGGGTGGCCCGCACCTCGTCCACGACCCCGGTGTACGGGTGCACCAACCTCCACAGTGCCTCGGTGTCAGGTGAGTTGATGTTCCTCAGCTCCTCGGGCTGCACGAACTGCTGGGGTACCCCGGGGTGCACTCTCCGTCGCCCCGTCGAGTACCGCGAACAGGGCTGCGCCAACGTCCAGAACTGGATCGACACCAGCGTCGCCAAACTCAAGACCGCCTCGGCGCAGGCCCTCGCCGAGGCAGCGCTGAACATGTCATCGATCGAGTGGCAGAAGACCTATCTGGGCTGAGCACTGCCAGGATCGGCTGGCTGATTTCTCCGGGGTGAGTTTCTTCGGTCCTAGGTTGCAGCCGCGGATGGCACTGGCCTACTGCGTAGCGTTGCACCGTTTCGCAACGGCTGATCCCAGCAAGGCCGGTATTGCCCTCGGTAGGCCGAAGCGGTTCGGAAGCCGACAGCCGCCACCAGGCACCTGGAGCGGGAGCGGGAGCGGTCACCCAGCCGAACTTCGGTGCCTGGATGGCGCTGTCGCTCAGATGGGCACATCCAGGTAGGTGCGCTTTGCCCTCGTAGTGAATGATGATCGCGCCCTTTGGCCAGCCAACTGGGCGACCCTGGAACGCCCCGCCGACGTCATCGAACTCACCGTCGAGTTCTTCACCGACCAGCCCGTTCAGGGTGCCGACTACCTCATCGCCTTCGCGGCCGCTCCGGCCTGAGCACAGTCCAGCGGATCGCGCTCGAACCGGTCACCAACTGGCCGCATTCCAGGATGAATTGACGCGTCACTCCTCCAGCGCCGTAGCCAGGCGGTCGAGGTCGGTGAGGAGTGCCGGGAGGCGTTGGGGTGGGATGGCCTCGACCATGCGTTGTTCGATGGCGTAGACGGCTTCCTGGACCGCGGCCAGGCGGTTGTGGCCCTCCTCCGTGAGGTGGGTGGGGCGGGCGCGGCCGTGGTCGGCGGTGGTGGGGCGGGTGATCAAACCCGCTTCCTGTAGGCCGCGCAGGACGACGTTCGCGGACTGTCGGGTGACGAAGGTTGCGCGGGCGAGCTCGGCGTTGGACAACCCCGGGCGCACGGCGAGGAGTTCGAGGGTGGCGTACTGCGGGACGGTGAGCCCGTGTGTGCGCAGGACCTTGTCCATGGCGCCTCGGAGGGCGGCCTGGGCCCGTTTGATCAGGTAGCCCACGTGTTGGGTGACATCCGTGGCGGGGTGGGGCGGCTCGGCGGGCTTGCTCTCCTTCATGTCAGCATTTTGACATAGCGGTGCCGGCCCTCCTAATCTCAGCGATGTCAAAGTTTTGACATCGATGAGATTCTGACCTGCAGATGGAGGAAGTACCCATGTCTGTAAGCATCGACGGCCCCAGCTTCGTCGCCCTGCAAGTTCGCGATGTGGACGCGGCGGCGGCCTTCTGCGAGCGGCATCTTGGCCTGCGGCGGGCCACGGTCTCACCGCCGCACGCGGTCGTGTTCGACACCGAGCCGATCCCGTTCGCCATCCGCGAGCTCCTCCCGGGCGTCGACCTCACCGAGACCGCGCGCCCCGGCCTCGGCGTGGCCCTCTGGTTCCGGACCTCGGACGCGCACCGGCTCCACGACCAACTCGCCGCCGCCGGAGTCAAGATCCTCACCCCGCTGACGGACAGCCCCTTCGGGCCGATGTTCTCCTTCGAGGGCCCGGAGGGCTACGCACTCACCGCGCACGGAGGCTGACCGCGGCCGCCGGCCCGGTGGCCAGACACCCGGCGCCCACGACACGCACGGCAACGGGGAGTCGAGAGAGGGGAGGCAGTCAGCCTCCCCTCCTCGCGACTCCTCGGGCGTGACCGAGGTACTCGTCAGCCCTGCTTGCCGCGGATCTTGAACGGCAACGTCCCGTAGTAGAGCGACGTGTCGCCGGTTCCCACGGACACGCCCGCATCGACGTCGGCCAAGGGAGCGCCTCCCGCAACCGTCAGGCGCAGCCGGTAGACGGCGCTGGCGCCGGGCGCCAGCGGTGACTTGACCGTCGGGGTCAGCCCGGCGCTCATACCCGGGTCACAGCCGCTGGGCACCAACGCCACGCGCTGCCACCCGCGGCCGGCCACGTACTGCTGGAGCACCAGGTCCTTGGGCGCCACGGCGCGGTTTCCGCCCTGCCCGTAGGCGAAGTACCCGGCGTTGAGCGCCGGGTAGGCCCGCTTGGTGGTGTTCTTGACGGTGAGAGCGAACTCCTTCGCCGCACCGCCACGCGTCAGACTGGCACCGCGCGGCCAGCCGGTGACCGTGGTGGTGGGCCGGTCGACGATGGTGCTGCGCGCCGGCGCGCGGTAGGTGTGGCCGTGACCGTCGTTGACCGAAGCGGTCACGGTCAGGCGGCCGGGGCGGTCGATGGCCTGGACGCGGAGGGCCACCGTGGCGGGGCGACCGGCGCTCGCCGGCTCCGAGACGGGGAAGGAGAACGTCCCCTTCTCCGGATGTGCGTCACTGGTCGGTTGGTGATCCAGGTCGACCCAACGGTGACTCTTTGTGTCATATCGCTGCATCAGGAGAGAGTCGGCGATGAAGCCCTGCGTGGTGACGTCCAGGCGGACGGTGCCCTTGGAGACCGGGGTGCGCAGGGTGACGTTCGAGGATGACCAGAGGCCGATGGGCGCCTCGGGAGCGAGACCGTAGGAGAGCTTCTGCGCCGCGTTACCGGTGACGACCGTGGTCGGGGCGCCTTCCCGTCCCGCCGCGGTGTTCGCCCGCGTCGCCGCGCTCATGGGTCCCGTCACCGCGGCGCCGCAGTTCGGGACGGTCCGCGCTCCCGCAGCCCGCTGCACGGTGGCCGCCTGCCCAGGAGCCGCCGCGCCCATCACCAGGGCCAGCCCGGCGGCCACCGCCGCCGCAGAACCGGCGGTCGCCTTCCGGCCAGTCACGGACTGTTGCGCTATACGTGCCATATTGCCCCCACTTCATACCGGACGCACCGCTGTGCATCTCTGCGAGTGAGGAGTCGACTCTGCCGCACGAGGTTCCCGCAAGCTCTGAAATGGCGCGTTTTGATGGGAAAACTTCGCTCTCGCAGCCACCTGCGGTCCTGAACGCTCATGCTACGTACGGGCATTGTCGACGTTGCGATCGGGTGGAGCGACCGGCCTCCCCTCCTCGATGTCGCCTCGCCGTACTCCCCGTGGGTAGCGTCGCCTTGATATCCAGTGCGTGCCGTTGACTGTCCAGACGGTTCGCGCCGCAAGGTTCTCCAGACCTAGGGAGATGAGTCGGGACATGCCGCAGGACGGCGCACGGAGCACAGCCGAGGAGTTCACGTCCGAGGTCGCCACTCGCGTCATGGTGACGGCATGCCGGCGCGCCGGCCTCGACGGTGACGGCGCGCGTCTGATCCGCTTCGGGGAGAACGCGCTCTTCCGGCTGGCGGCGCACCCGGTGGTGGTGCGGATCGCGCGATCGATCGCATATCTGCCCTCGGTGCGGGGCGAAGTGCGGGTATCGCGTTGGCTGGCGGGCGAGGGTTTCCCCGCCACACGGATCATCGATGACCTGGAACAGCCCCTGGTCGTGGACGGGCACCCGGTGACGTTCTGGCACCTGATCGTGGCGG includes the following:
- a CDS encoding phosphotransferase translates to MDEVRATPRGNSSDVTALVECESGPVFVRACRNRPGGRRASLIRERQVNPYARTVSPALRWQAEDDEWIALGFEAVEGRPADFTPGSPDLPAVVDVLNRIGELPLPPEAHAWTETRWNRYAAEADASLFEGRTLLFTDINPDNVMMGDDRTWAVDWSWPTRGAAFIDPACLVVQLIAAGHSAGDAESWAARCKAWAEADSQAIDAFCAATVRMHRTFAERSSEASWIRKMADAAESWSRLRSPVPGPDGVTQLQDP
- a CDS encoding MarR family winged helix-turn-helix transcriptional regulator; this translates as MKESKPAEPPHPATDVTQHVGYLIKRAQAALRGAMDKVLRTHGLTVPQYATLELLAVRPGLSNAELARATFVTRQSANVVLRGLQEAGLITRPTTADHGRARPTHLTEEGHNRLAAVQEAVYAIEQRMVEAIPPQRLPALLTDLDRLATALEE
- a CDS encoding VOC family protein, which gives rise to MSVSIDGPSFVALQVRDVDAAAAFCERHLGLRRATVSPPHAVVFDTEPIPFAIRELLPGVDLTETARPGLGVALWFRTSDAHRLHDQLAAAGVKILTPLTDSPFGPMFSFEGPEGYALTAHGG